One bacterium genomic region harbors:
- a CDS encoding PIG-L deacetylase family protein, producing the protein MQSKANYLSFAKKPDSERVLVLAPHPDDESIGCGGVLYQHYLAGEKITVVFLTDGCQGRYRRRISEEKIVKQRKEEAKKAAVILGIQNIIFWNYKDGELCSNEESIMRMRELIATITPDVVYLPYFVDEHEDHWATNKIFLEACSKITYRFKVCAYEVWTPLIPNYLVNITKQMDKKLEALECYKTQIELFNIAEIAENLNAFRARRIRLKSYRYAEAFFSCEIEEYRYLFNKTFNGKNNKLK; encoded by the coding sequence TTGCAAAGCAAAGCAAATTATTTGAGCTTTGCTAAAAAACCAGATAGCGAAAGGGTTCTTGTATTAGCTCCACATCCTGATGATGAGAGTATTGGATGTGGTGGAGTTCTTTATCAACATTATCTTGCTGGAGAGAAAATTACCGTAGTCTTTTTAACCGATGGATGCCAGGGTAGATATAGAAGGCGAATAAGTGAAGAGAAAATAGTAAAGCAGCGAAAAGAGGAGGCAAAGAAAGCGGCTGTAATTTTAGGAATACAAAATATTATCTTTTGGAATTATAAAGATGGAGAGTTATGCTCGAATGAAGAGTCTATAATGAGAATGAGAGAATTGATCGCTACTATTACTCCTGATGTGGTCTATTTACCTTATTTTGTTGATGAGCATGAGGATCATTGGGCAACAAATAAGATATTTCTTGAGGCTTGTTCTAAAATTACTTATAGATTCAAGGTCTGTGCTTATGAAGTGTGGACTCCTTTAATACCCAATTATCTGGTGAATATTACAAAACAGATGGATAAAAAATTGGAGGCATTAGAATGTTATAAAACACAGATCGAACTCTTTAATATAGCTGAGATAGCAGAAAATCTGAATGCCTTTCGCGCGAGAAGAATTCGGTTAAAAAGCTATCGATATGCAGAGGCATTCTTTTCCTGTGAGATAGAGGAGTATCGGTATCTTTTTAATAAAACCTTTAATGGTAAGAATAATAAACTCAAATAA
- a CDS encoding DUF362 domain-containing protein: MKIKVSVVKCSDYDQEKVNQAVKEALNLIGGIDELVRRGDKVLLVVNLLQPKKPEEGVTTHPKVVSAVCELLRDLGAEIWIGGSSGSATFGGTSEALKICGIQQVAERYGATIINCDKTEVIEINNLQNNRLKNFFIAKPITEADLVISVPKLKSHALVKFTGAIKNFYGVIPGAGKAQGHAIANTEKRFSEFLIDIYQAVNPGLAIMDGVIGMEGDCYGGNLRQVGLILASTSCIALDIVASKIIGYEPWQIMYIMEAIQRGLFPNIESIEEVGVREAKVPFKHPTGFFEHLPGFLQSWVWNRVKAKPTLNIQWCKRCGVCVKACPVNAIKMSEMPIIEEDKCILCYCCHELCPESAIILKQNWLGYFIGKDWQ, from the coding sequence TTGAAAATCAAAGTATCTGTTGTTAAATGTTCTGATTATGACCAAGAGAAAGTAAATCAGGCAGTTAAGGAGGCTCTTAATCTTATTGGTGGGATTGATGAATTAGTTAGGCGTGGAGATAAGGTTTTATTGGTGGTAAATCTCCTTCAACCTAAAAAACCAGAAGAAGGAGTTACTACTCATCCAAAAGTAGTAAGTGCTGTATGTGAGTTATTGAGAGATTTAGGAGCCGAAATTTGGATTGGTGGCTCAAGTGGAAGTGCTACATTTGGAGGAACATCAGAGGCTTTAAAGATTTGTGGAATACAGCAAGTAGCGGAAAGATATGGTGCCACGATAATTAATTGTGATAAAACTGAAGTTATAGAAATAAATAATCTACAAAATAATAGATTAAAAAACTTTTTTATTGCTAAGCCTATTACAGAAGCAGACTTAGTAATTTCGGTACCAAAGTTAAAGTCTCATGCATTAGTAAAATTTACTGGAGCGATAAAAAATTTCTATGGTGTAATCCCGGGAGCTGGAAAAGCACAAGGACACGCTATTGCAAATACAGAGAAAAGATTCTCAGAATTTCTAATAGATATTTATCAAGCCGTGAATCCAGGTCTTGCAATAATGGATGGCGTAATAGGAATGGAAGGAGATTGCTATGGTGGAAACCTTAGACAAGTTGGATTGATTCTTGCAAGTACAAGTTGTATTGCCCTGGATATTGTTGCTTCGAAAATAATAGGCTATGAACCGTGGCAAATAATGTATATAATGGAAGCTATTCAGAGAGGGCTCTTTCCTAATATAGAATCTATAGAAGAAGTAGGAGTAAGAGAAGCAAAAGTACCTTTTAAGCACCCTACAGGATTTTTTGAGCATCTCCCTGGATTTCTACAGAGTTGGGTGTGGAACAGAGTAAAAGCAAAGCCTACTTTAAACATCCAATGGTGTAAAAGATGTGGTGTGTGTGTTAAGGCATGTCCTGTAAATGCAATTAAAATGAGTGAAATGCCAATAATTGAGGAAGATAAATGTATTTTATGTTATTGCTGCCATGAACTCTGTCCTGAAAGTGCTATAATTCTTAAACAAAATTGGTTGGGATATTTCATAGGCAAAGATTGGCAATAA